A segment of the Syntrophorhabdaceae bacterium genome:
TGACTTAATGGAGGCTGCAGTACGTATTCGCCGGATCATAGATGCGAAGATGGGACAGGAAGTCTTCAATGAGGTTGTTTTAAAGGGCTACGATCCGAGAGAGTTTGTCGTTTTTGCCTGTGGTGGGGCAGGACCCTCACACGCACTTGATATCGCACCATACATGGAGGTGAAAAAGGTTGTGGTGTCACCCTTCTCGCCTGTTTTCGGGGCCTTCGGCGCTTCAACGATAGATATCATGCAGGTCTTCGACCGGTCGCGGATGATAAAGCTCTTTCAATATGCTACTCAAGCCTATACGGAAGAATATGAAACCTTCAACGGCATTGTGAAGGAACTGACGGATCTGGCACTCAGAGACCTCCAGATGGAAGGATATCAACCGGAGGATGTAAAGTTCACGCTCGAATTAGAGATGCGCTACGGAATGCAGTACAACTTCACCAAGGTTGAGTCACCCCACCTGGAACTTCATTCGCCTCAGGATGTTATGGATATCTGTAGATGTTTTGAGAAAACCTATGCCCAGATTTACACTCCGGAGGCTGCGTTTCCACAGGGCGGCATCAATATTGAGAATTTTTTCCTCAAGGCCTCGGTACCAAGCAAACACGTTGAGCTGATGACCCATGAACTGTCCGGCGAAACACCAGGTCCGGATGCCCTCAAGGGGACCAGGTCGGTCTATTTTGTGAATGCAGGTAAGTCCCTCGATACCAAAATATACGCCTTTGAGACGCTTCAGCCTGGAAACGTGATCTTCGGTCCCGCGGTCATAGAAGCCGAAGATACTACCTGTGTAATTAATCCGGGATGGCGGTTTGTCATGGACAAGTACCGCCAGTGTCTGCTTGAGCAGGTTGAACATAAAACCGCAGAATTATAAGGAGGGGACATGAGCAATATCACTTACGGAAGAGACTTTGAGGTGGTTCAAAGACTGAAACCGGAGCCGATCACCCCTGAGGAGGCGCGGGCCATGGAAAATCTGGACCCAACGGATTTTGAAATCTTTAACCACAAAATGAATATGATAGGATTAGAGGGCAAGGAAACGACCCAGAAACTTGGGGCGAGCGCGGGTATGCGTTGGGGTGATGTGGCGTTTGGTATCTACACGGCTCAGGGGGATCTCGCAATCTGCGCTACCGGTATCTGGTTTCACGCAGCCCTGGGTCAGATCCCTATCAAATATATAGTAAAGCATTGGGCCGGGGATCCATCGGTGGGGGTAAAGGAAGGCGATTCCTTTTTCTTCAACGATCCCTTCTATTGCGGCGTCCATGGAGCGGATATGGGGCTTGCTGTTCCCGTGTTTTATAAAGATAAACTCATATGTTTTACCGGGGCGGTTGTACATTCTGGCGAAAACGGTGCCACGGAACCCGGTGGTAATCCATCTACATCAAGGTCGAGATACGATGAAGGTTTTCTCATCCCGCCTCTGAAGATTGGCGAAGGTTATGCGCTTAAAGAAGACATAATGACTATGTTGACAAACTTTGTACGGGATCCCAGAACCCTTGTTCTTGATATCAAGGCACGCCTCGCGGCATGCAGAATCGCACAGAGAAGGATTCTCGATGTGGTTGAGAAAAAGGGTGTTGATTTCTTTCTCGGAGGACTAAGGAAGGTCATGGTTGAGACGGCCAAGGCAGCCAGAAGGAAGGTAATGGAATTACCTGACGGGACATTCCGGCACCCCGTTTTCATGGACACGGTCGGACCTGAATCCAGTCTCATAAAAATGAATGTTGAAGTAGAAAAGAAAGGCGATACCCTTAAGCTCAATTTGAAGGATACGTCACCAATGATCCCCGACCGACCCATGAACACATATTTCCAGGGTATTATCGGTCTGACCATGGTATATCTTTGCGGCTGGTTTTTTTATAATCTTCCGGCAAACAATGCGCTTCTTGAAGTGCTGGAGTGGGAATTCCCACCTGATGCATTGGTAAATGCATCAGGTGATATACCAACAGCCAATGCCCCTTTCCCGCAGGTTGCTTTCTGCCAGTCCATGTTTCATATCGGCGCAAAATTGACATATAACTACGACCCATTGCGGGCCGTGGCACCATGGTATCATGGCTTCGGTTTTGGTGTATATGGCGGGTTTAACCAGTGGGGTGAGCCTTTTGCCGATATAACAGGAGAGATGAATGCAACCGGCAGCGGCGCAAGGCCCGACGCTGACGGTTTAGATGTGTCCGGTTCTTTCTTTGCCATCATGAGTGATTGCAGCGACGTAGAGACCACCGAAGCGGACAAACCCTTCGTGTATCTTTTCCGGAATTTCTTTCAAAATCACGGTCCAGGCAAGTACCGGGGCGGCAATGGCACGGGGTACGGTATATTTGTCCATAAAGTGCCGTGGATAGGGATAGGGACACTCGGATACGGGTCAAAATTCCCTGCCACTGTGGGTATATTCGGAGGCTATGCAGCATCGACCAGTTCAGTCCAGTTTCTGAGGAGTTCAAACATGAAAGAGCTTCAGGCTACGAACAGCGAGGCGATTCCTTCGAACATGCTTGAGCTGTATACCACCAAACCGCTTGAAGGGCAGAGAAATATGACCCAGATAACTACTCCTGTGGGTCCAATGATGGAAGGAGATGCGGTGTTTATAGCCGCTGGAGGAGGCGCGGGTTATGGAGATGTGCTGGAAAGGGAGCCCGCGCTTGTTATAGAAGACCTGAGACTTTCGCTCATTACACAGTGGCAGGCGAAAAACGTATACAGGGTAGTGTACGATGAAAAGACACTGCGTGTTGACGAGAAAGCAACAAGAGAACTGAGAGAGGCCGAGAAAAGGGAGCGGCTTACCAAAGGAGTTCCATACAAAGACTTCGAGAAAGAGTGGCTTGCGAAAAGACCTCCTCAGGATATCCTCAAATATTATGGTGCTTATCCAAACCCCTCGAAGGCATAGGCATTAGAACGACAAGGCTGATGGCGGCAAAGACGATATTATGGTTAGCGAGGAAGTATACGAAGGACCGTGCAACACAATGCAGGCAAAAAGGAAAGACAATGCACCCTGCGTTACAAGGGGGAATTTTATGAAAGACTATAACAGATGGGAGGAGGAACGGGCATGAATGATGGCGGGAGTGATCAGAGTAGAGAGCGAGTCATTCACGTATTTTTGGAACGTCAGACAGAAAAATATGGTGACCGTACTTTTTTCTACTTTGGCGAAAAGGAGTTTAGTTACAGAATATTCAACGAAAGCGCAAACCGGGTTGCCTCAGGTCTCCAGGGGCTGGGGATTGTAAAAGGTGATAAGGTGGCGATCATGATGGATAACAGCCCCGAGTATCTCTTTACCTGGTTCGGCATATCCAAGGCAGGAGCCATTGAAGTACCGCTCAATACTGCCCACAAAGGCGATATCCTTACCTACATGCTGGACCAGTCGGACACCAGAACCCTTGTGCTGGACAGCAAGTATCTGGATCGCTTGGAACGTGTGCTTCCCAATCTTCCGAAGCTGAGGGACATCGTTGTCCTGGACAACCAGGGAAGCGGAATGCCGAAACTCGATAGACCAATTTTTAGCTGGAACAGTTTGATCGATAATTCGGGTGATTACCGACACGTGGATGTACGGTGGTCGGATCCCTTCACCATTATGTACACGTCAGGAACGACCGGGCCCTCAAAGGGATCGCTGATGCCGCATAATTATGGGATTTATATGGGGGAGGTAATCTGTGAGATTGCCGATTACAACGAAAAAGACTGCCTGTATAATGCCCTGCCTCTCTTTCATGGCAATGCCCAGTTGTTGTCAGCATTCCCTGCATTGATGAGCGGCGCCCGCATGGTACTGAAGGAGCGTTTTTCTGCCGGCGCATTCTGGAGCGATATAAAAAAATACGGTTGTACTGAATTCAATTACATAGGCGGTATACTCCCTATTCTGTACAAAGCGGATCCGGGGCCTGATGACGCCGACAATCCCCTGAGGATAATGGTAGGGGCCGGGGCGCCCATGGATATCTTTAACGCTATCGAGAAGAGATTCGGGTTGACTCTCCTGGAAGGTTACGGTATGAGCGAGACCGGCATACCGCTGATGAATACACTGAAGGAGCGTATTCCCGGAACATGCGGGAAGCCGAGACCGGACTATGTCGTGAAGCTTGTGGATGATAACAATAACGAAGTGGGGCCGAACGTTCCGGGAGAGCTCTTGCTGCGTCCACAGAAGCCGTACTGTATTTTTCTGGAATACTATAAGATGCCGGAGAAAACAGCCGAAGCCTGTGCGGACCTCTGGTTCCATACAGGCGATTATCTCTATTATGACGATAGCGGCTATTTTCACTTCATAGATCGCAAGAAGGATGCGCTGAGACGGAGGGGAGAGAACATATCATCCTACGAAGTGGAAAAGGTTATTAATTCTCATCCTGCTGTGCTGGAATCTGCGGCAATAGCGGCAAAGTCGGATCTGGGAGAAGATGAGGTGATGGTGGTTCTTACAATAAAGCCGGGCCAAAGCCTGAAGCCTGAAGAACTTCTGGCCTATTGTGAGGAGAGGATGGCATATTTCATGGTGCCTCGATACCTCCGTTTTATGGCTGAGATGCCTAAAACGCCAACGCAGCGCGTACAGAAAAACATCCTGAGAGAACAAGGGATTACAGCGGAAACGTGGGATCGTGAAAAGGCTGGTTACAAGGTGAAGAGATGAAGCCCGGCGTAGATCGGAGGTAAAGGGGGTAATAATATGAAAGCAGTAGTGTTGCAGGCCGGCAATAGATTCGCATTGGAAGATATTCCGAAGCCCGAACTGAAATCAACCGGTGATGCCCTGGTAAGAGTTACCACAGCGGCTATTTGCGGTTCCGACGTACACGCAAAACATGGTTTGATCCCGGGTTACACACCAGGGACCGTTATGGGTCACGAATTTGTTGGTGTGGTGGAAGAAACAGGTGACGATGTGCTCGAGTTCAAGCCGGGTGATCGCGTGGCCGCTGCACCTATTACATGGTGCGGCGTTTGCCGGCCCTGTAAAAGAGGAGAACCCCAGCACTGCATAAGAGGTGGCGTGTGGGGCGGCGGTGAGATTTTCGGACGGGGGTTAAGGGGTGCCCAAACTGATTATATACAGGTCCCTTTCGCAGACAACTGCCTTATTCCGATCCCGGACAACGTGGAAGACATACAGGCGGTATTCGTGGGAGATGTTTTTGCTACGGGGTATAGTGGCGCCCACAGAGGGTATATTCAGACAGGGGACACTGTTGTCGTATACGGCTGCGGTCCGATAGGGCTCGGTGCGATCATTTCGGCCTGGCAGTTTGGACCCAGGCAAGTTTTTGCCGTTGACATGCTGGAGAATCGCCTTGCCCTGGCACGGTTGTATGGTGCAACGACGATCGATGCGAAATCCGAAAATGTTGTGGAGAAGGTGCGGCAGGCAACAGGAGGCGAAGGAGTTGATGTGGCGATAGAGGCCATAGGGAGCCCCGATGCATTTATGCAAGCGCTCCGGTCCGTGAGAAGGGGGGGATCCGTTTCGGTGGTTGGTCTTTTTCCCGGCCCCATTGAGTTTCCCCTTCATGAGATGGGATTTTATGGCGTTCGTATAAGCATGGGTCTTGGTGATCCATCCTGTATGAGTCAGCTTATGGGTCTTCTCGAATCCGGACGTGTAGATCTTGGTGCCATGGCAACACATACTTTTTGCCTCGATGATGCGTTGGAAGCTTATGATCTGTTCGAGAATCAGAAAGGCAAATGCCTCAAGGTCTTGATAAAACCTTGATGGGTTAGGAGAACGATGGGTCTCGTAGGGATGAAGAATTCGAAGGCTGAACGGAGAAGAATCTCATGACACGGAGACACAATTGTCCTATTATAGTAAATAGGAAAGATTCTAAATTAAGGAGGTAATTGCCGTGGCTACAAGAGATACTCAGGAAATATTGTTACGGGCGGCCACCGAACTGTTCTATAAAAAGGGATATTCGGGTACTTCAATACGTGAGGTAGGTCATAAGGCTGGGGTGAGCAACTCGCTTCTCTATCATTATTTTAAGAACAAAGAAGAGATACTTTTTCAAATCATCATCAAAACCTCCGAAAACCTGCTCAAAACCCTGGAGGAGGTCGACCAGAGAGTGGCTGATCCCATGGAATGCCTGAAAGAGATGATCGTGGAG
Coding sequences within it:
- a CDS encoding hydantoinase B/oxoprolinase family protein, whose translation is MSNITYGRDFEVVQRLKPEPITPEEARAMENLDPTDFEIFNHKMNMIGLEGKETTQKLGASAGMRWGDVAFGIYTAQGDLAICATGIWFHAALGQIPIKYIVKHWAGDPSVGVKEGDSFFFNDPFYCGVHGADMGLAVPVFYKDKLICFTGAVVHSGENGATEPGGNPSTSRSRYDEGFLIPPLKIGEGYALKEDIMTMLTNFVRDPRTLVLDIKARLAACRIAQRRILDVVEKKGVDFFLGGLRKVMVETAKAARRKVMELPDGTFRHPVFMDTVGPESSLIKMNVEVEKKGDTLKLNLKDTSPMIPDRPMNTYFQGIIGLTMVYLCGWFFYNLPANNALLEVLEWEFPPDALVNASGDIPTANAPFPQVAFCQSMFHIGAKLTYNYDPLRAVAPWYHGFGFGVYGGFNQWGEPFADITGEMNATGSGARPDADGLDVSGSFFAIMSDCSDVETTEADKPFVYLFRNFFQNHGPGKYRGGNGTGYGIFVHKVPWIGIGTLGYGSKFPATVGIFGGYAASTSSVQFLRSSNMKELQATNSEAIPSNMLELYTTKPLEGQRNMTQITTPVGPMMEGDAVFIAAGGGAGYGDVLEREPALVIEDLRLSLITQWQAKNVYRVVYDEKTLRVDEKATRELREAEKRERLTKGVPYKDFEKEWLAKRPPQDILKYYGAYPNPSKA
- a CDS encoding AMP-binding protein, whose amino-acid sequence is MNDGGSDQSRERVIHVFLERQTEKYGDRTFFYFGEKEFSYRIFNESANRVASGLQGLGIVKGDKVAIMMDNSPEYLFTWFGISKAGAIEVPLNTAHKGDILTYMLDQSDTRTLVLDSKYLDRLERVLPNLPKLRDIVVLDNQGSGMPKLDRPIFSWNSLIDNSGDYRHVDVRWSDPFTIMYTSGTTGPSKGSLMPHNYGIYMGEVICEIADYNEKDCLYNALPLFHGNAQLLSAFPALMSGARMVLKERFSAGAFWSDIKKYGCTEFNYIGGILPILYKADPGPDDADNPLRIMVGAGAPMDIFNAIEKRFGLTLLEGYGMSETGIPLMNTLKERIPGTCGKPRPDYVVKLVDDNNNEVGPNVPGELLLRPQKPYCIFLEYYKMPEKTAEACADLWFHTGDYLYYDDSGYFHFIDRKKDALRRRGENISSYEVEKVINSHPAVLESAAIAAKSDLGEDEVMVVLTIKPGQSLKPEELLAYCEERMAYFMVPRYLRFMAEMPKTPTQRVQKNILREQGITAETWDREKAGYKVKR
- a CDS encoding alcohol dehydrogenase catalytic domain-containing protein; this translates as MKAVVLQAGNRFALEDIPKPELKSTGDALVRVTTAAICGSDVHAKHGLIPGYTPGTVMGHEFVGVVEETGDDVLEFKPGDRVAAAPITWCGVCRPCKRGEPQHCIRGGVWGGGEIFGRGLRGAQTDYIQVPFADNCLIPIPDNVEDIQAVFVGDVFATGYSGAHRGYIQTGDTVVVYGCGPIGLGAIISAWQFGPRQVFAVDMLENRLALARLYGATTIDAKSENVVEKVRQATGGEGVDVAIEAIGSPDAFMQALRSVRRGGSVSVVGLFPGPIEFPLHEMGFYGVRISMGLGDPSCMSQLMGLLESGRVDLGAMATHTFCLDDALEAYDLFENQKGKCLKVLIKP